The genomic stretch ATGGCTTCTTCTTTAATGATTTCTTTTACAGTTTCAGCATGGTCTGCTCTCACTACAAGATATCCTGTTTTTACCATTTTGTCTTTTGGTATATTCAGCTCATAGCTATCATTCTTTGGTTTCTCTTTGTAAATGATTTTGGTTTCTTTAATCACTTTAGGAGCAGGAATGTTTGTGGCCAGTTTCTCAGGTTTCTTGGCTGCTGAATCTTTTTTTTCAACTTTTGATTCAAGTTTTGTAGAAGCGATCTTATCAGATAATGAATCTACCATTCTGGAAGTGCTTTCAATTTTCTCCTGGATATCATTTTTAGCGCCTTCAATATCTTTTATTCTTATACTTGCCGAATCAAGAGCCTGGTTTGCTGTCTTACTGGCATTATCAATGGCATCTGAAGCAACAGAAGCCGTACTATCTATACTGTTGATTGCTTCTTCCAGTTTAGATTGAGAAGCACCTCCTTTTTTACAGGCAATAAAAGAGCCTGAAATAGCAATGAGTAATATGAACTTTTTCATAATATTATTTTTGATGAAGTAAAATTAGTCATCAAGCTTCTGAAGCATTTGTAAATAGGATGTATTCTAATCGTAAAATTATAACTGTAATACTTTCAGTGATTTGTATCTGTTTTACAAAAGATTTACAAACTGTTTTTTATACTGAGTGCTAGATTTTGAATATTCCATCAATAGCGAATACCAGAATTGGAAATGTGATAATTCTTCTCCGGAGGGCTGTCAAAAATTCAAAGGATTTCTGACGGATTGGTGAAGGAGCATTAAAAAAATCCGCAGAAAATTTCTGCGGATCTATATTGTAAAAAATCTTTTTTTCGTGATTTTTTTAGTTTTCTCTGAATTCACTGATAAAATGAAGTTTCACATTCGGGAATTTCTCCTGAGTCATGTGAATTGTGAAAGAAGAATCGGCTAAAAATACAAGTTGATCATATTTATCTCTGGCAAGGAATCTTTGCTTTAATCTTGCAAACTCCTTGAACTCTTCAGATTTTTCATCAGCTTCCACCCAACATGCTTTATGCATAGATAGAGGTTCATAAGTACATTTTGCACCATATTCGTGCTCTAAACGGTATTGGATAACCTCGTACTGAAGAGCTCCTACCGTTCCGATAATCTTTCTTCCGTTCATTTCCAGGGTAAATAGCTGTGCTACCCCTTCATCCATCAGCTGATCGATCCCTTTAGCCAATTGTTTAGCTTTAAGCGGATCATTATTATTGATATAACGGAAATGTTCCGGAGAGAAACTTGGTATACCTTTGAAGCTGAGTTTTTCACCACCTGTCAGAGTATCACCAATTCTAAAGCTTCCTGTATCATGGAGACCCACAATATCACCTGGGAAACTTTCTTCTACAACCTCTTTTTTATCAGCAAAGAAAGCATTCGGAGAAGAAAACTTCATTTTTTTACCTTCTCTTACCAACAGATAGTTTTCATTTCTCTTGAAGGTTCCGGAAACTATTTTTACGAACGCTAATCGGTCTCTGTGTTTTGGGTCCATGTTAGCATGGATCTTGAAAACAAATCCTGTGAAAGTGTTTTCTTCCGGTTTTACAAGACGGGTGTCACTTTCTTTAGGTTGCGGCATCGGAGCGATATCAATGAATGCATCCAATAATTCACGAACTCCAAAATTATTCAATGCAGAACCGAAGAACACGGGTTGTAAATCACCTTTCATATAATCTTCACGATTAAATTCAGGGTAAACAGATTGGATCAGATCAAGCTCCTCTCTTAAAGTAGTCGCTGCTTTTTCTCCGATAACATCATCTATTGAAGTATCATTAATATCATCAAACTTGATAGAATCTCCAACTTTCTGTTTTTTCTCTTCCAGGAACAATTGGATATTGTTTTCCCATATATTATAAATTCCCTGGAAATCACTACCCATACCAATAGGTAAGGAAAGCGGGCAAACCGTTAGCCCTAATTTCTGTTCTACTTCATCCAAAAGATCAAAAGCATCTTTACCTTCACGGTCAAGCTTGTTGATGAATACCAGCATCGGAATGTTTCTCATTCTACATACCTGAACAAGTTTTTCAGTTTGTTCCTCAACCCCTTTTGCCACGTCAATCACAACAATTACTGAATCTACAGCCGTTAAAGTTCTGTAAGTATCCTCAGCAAAGTCCTTGTGACCAGGAGTATCGAGAATGTTGATTTTATGGTCTCTATATTCAAAAGCCAATACGGAAGTGGCTACAGAGATCCCTCTCTGTCTTTCAATTTCCATAAAGTCGGAAGTAGCTCCTTTTTTTATTTTGTTGGATTTTACCGCACCCGCTTCCTGAATTGCACCCCCGAAAAGAAGTAACTTTTCCGTAAGGGTAGTTTTTCCGGCATCCGGGTGGGAAATGATCCCGAAGGTCTTTCTTTTTTGTATTTCTTTGATTAAGTCTGACATATCGTATTTTGAAGTTGCAAAAATCGTGATTTTTTACGAGGTTTTCAAATTTAAATGAAGACAATCTTAATAAGGGAGAAAAGAGAGATTGGATAATAAGAGGTAAAAGATGAAACCATAAACCAGATTCTTGTTTTATGATGGTGAAATTTACTTTGTAAGGAGGGTTGTGTATTTGAAAGATATAATGATCGATCAATATATTTTTAACATCATATGAGTAATGAAATAGAATAAATTAAAGCAAGAATAGCAAAAGTAAAAAGAAATGCTATAATATATTCTAATATACGGGTGTCTTTTACAGCTGGAAAGTCCGGAGTAAGGCTGTATTGTTCAATCGTTTGTGGACTAATCCTCAGATCAGGCCGGAAGCATTGAATTCCTCTTAGAAACTGACGGTACATTTCAAACTGATTACTCAAAATAACATATTCAAAGTTGAAATCTATACGGGTCATTGCTGTTTCACCTGATGGATTTTTAAGATATATACCCAAATATGTTTTGGAATATTTTACTCCTATGCTGTATATATAAGCGTCGTATGATCCATTTTTAACCTGTTGTAATTCACTATACAAAATGGTATTGAGAATGTTGCCCGAATTGCTATAAAAAGTAACCCCTTTTTCATCAATAACAGCTTTTCGTATGTGCTCTTTTTCCCGGTACGTTAAACTCATTATCATCGCTGCAAAACAAAACGCTAGTAAGAGCTGGGCAAAAATAAGAAGGAAAAAAGTACCGAGATCATTTTGTAAATAATCTTTAAAGTGGCTATACATATTTTCGAAAATAACTCCGATCATGATAAGAATAATGAGAACAACTACCCACATTATTCCCATCAAAAGATAAGTCAGCGGTTTATTAACTTTAGAGGTTACGGTTTGGAATTTCTCTGTCATATCAGCTTTTAATTTCAATCATTAAATAGGTAATCCCAATAATAACACAGATAGCAACAATCACTACTAAAATGAAAAGCCAGCTGCCTAATGAAACTCCTTTGCTTTTTTTAACTTCCCAGGTATTGGGATCAATAGAAAAGGTTTTAAGAACCGCGGGATCAATTTTTAAATCAGGACGAAACACTGAGATTCCATGTATAAAGTGGGCGTATAATACAATTTTATTCTTTACAAGATGGAGGGGAAGATTCATGTCGATACGTTTGATTTCATCATCTTTTTTCTCTTGTTGTAAAGTGATTTCCAACAAAGGAATCATGCTTGAACCTACTGGAATAACGGTGTAAATGTCAAAAGTTTGTTTTGAAGGACAAAGTTCATTATATAAAATCTGTTCTGTTACTTCATTTTTTGAATTATAAAATAAAAGTCCGGAGCTATCGACTATAATTTTACGGGCTATTTTCTTTCTTCTTATAATATAGTACCGGATAACGGGAATTAAAATCAACAATGAAAGGGTCCAGCACACTAAGACAGCTGAGAGCATAGCTTCCCATCCTCTTTTATAAATTCCGTAAGCAGGACCAAGAACAAAAAGACACAAGAAGAACAAAAAGATTCCAAAGAATGTTATCTGCAGAAGGGAAGTAGCCCACCAATTAATTTTAGATTCAAAACTGGGGAAAGAGATTTCTGTATTTGCCTTGGTGATATTCATGGTAATGGAGGCTAAATTAAGTATTTTCTTTTTTAGTTGCCTGTAGCATTCAAAAAAATTATCTTTGTTTCTATAAACTTTTACAGAGAAAAAGAATGGAAAATAGCAGGTATCCGAAGTTTACTTTCACATGGCTGGGCGCTGTTACTTTAGTGGTTGGATTGTTTGTGGGAACTATGGCTGTTTCTTTATTCAGTACCTTTTGGAAAGTAGTTTTCAAAGAAAATCTCGAATTGAAAGACTGGTTTCTTATGGTTGCTAATTCAGTAGGATTTGTTACTGCAATTGCTTTCTTCGATTTTTTTATTGTGAGAAGGACTACCCAAAAGAAACTTAATTTTAATCTTTCCTCCGTTAATTTTTCCACTTATCTTCTTATTTTTCCGATGATGGCCGGGATGATGCTGATTTCAGAGTTTACAACAACGCTGATTCCTACAACAGGCCCTTTTTTCGGTGACTTCTATGAATATTTCACTCAGCTTATGAGCTCATTAACCGATAATCCGGTAGTGATGATTATCATGACGGTAATTATGGCTCCTATTTTTGAAGAAATTATTTTCAGGGGAATTATTCAGAAAGGATTAATTAATAAAGGAGTAGAACCATGGAAAGCTATTTTTTATGCTTCCATTATTTTCGGGATTGTTCACGGAAATCCATGGCAGTTTATCAGTGCTGTCATGCTGGGGTGTGTTTTGGGATTGGTATATCATAAAACAAAATCTTTATTAATGCCAATATTATTACATGCATTTAATAACCTGACGTTATCATTACTGGTGCTGTATGGTAAGGAGGAAAGTTTTGCGAAAGTTTTTAATGTTTCAGAATGGCTGATTTTAGCCATTGGAATTGTGCTTTTTTCTTTATTCTACTACCTTTTTATGAAAAAATATAAAGTACATTATTCTGAAATGTAATCAACAGCACATACAAAAAGTAAAATTGAAAATGAATATAGAAATGGAATTATTGGTAGCTACACACAACGAGCATAAAAAAGAAGAGATTCAGCAGATTTTAGGCAACGAATGTATTGTTAAAAGCCTTACGGATTATAATATCCACGAAGAGATAGTAGAAGATGGAGATTCTTTTCATGCCAATGCCCTGATTAAAGCTAAATACTGTTTTGAAAAGACAGGTATTCCTAGTTTAGGAGATGACAGCGGACTGGTTGTAGAATCTTTAGACGGAAGACCCGGAATTTTTTCTGCCCGTTATGCCGGAGATCATGATTTTGCTAAAAATATCGGAAAAGTATTGGAGGAAATGCAGGGAATAGAAAACAGAAAGGCTTATTTCATTACTGTTTTGTGTTACTATGATGAAAATGGAGCCCAATATTTCGAAGGAAGAGTTCATGGAAATCTATTGACAGAAAATAAAGGATACAAAGGATTCGGGTATGATCCGATCTTCGTTCCTGAAGGGTATGATAAAACTTTTGCAGAAATGCAGCCTGAAGATAAAAACAAGATCAGCCACCGTAAGCAGGCGTTAGATCTGTTTATGGACTTTTTAAAAGTGAAGTAACCTATACCGGATTAATAAAATATAAACCATTTCTCCTTTATGGAAAGTGGTTTTTTTTATGCTTTTCCTGCTTAAATTTCCTGGTAAAATATATGTTTTAAAATTTCTGTCGTACATTTGTTATAATAAACAATTGATTTGAGTACTTATTTAACAATATTAGGTTTTAATTCAGCAATTCCGACCATCAATTCCTCACCTACAGCCCAGCTGCTGGAAATGGAAGAAAGGCACTTCCTGATCGATTGTGGGGAAGGAACACAGGTGCAGCTGAGAAAAGCAAAAGCCAGATTTTCAAAAATAAACCATATTTTTATTTCTCACCTTCACGGAGACCACTGTTTTGGACTTCCCGGACTTATTGCCTCTTTCCGTCTTTTGGGAAGAGAAAACCCGTTGCATGTTTATGGTCCGAAAGGTATTAAAAAGATGATGGAAACTATTTTCCAGATCACGGAAACCCATCGTGGTTTTGAAGTGGTTTATCATGAACTAGACAAAGACTATTCAGAAAAAATTTATGAAGATAATAGAGTAGAGGTGTATACCATTCCTCTGGATCATAGAATCTATTGTAATGGTTATCTTTTTAAAGAAAAGCCTAAGGACAGACATCTGAATATGAAAGAAATTGCTAAGTACAGTGAAATTGAAAGCTGCGATTATCATAATATAAAAGCAGGTAAAGATTTCGTGCTAAGCGATGGCTATGTTCTTAAAAATGAAGTGCTGACACTTGATCCGGCCCCTTCAGTATCTTATGCATTCTGTAGTGATACCCGTTATCTTGAAAGTGTAATTCCTATTATTAAAAATGCAACGGTCTTGTATCATGAGTCTACCTTTTTGCATGATCTGAAAGAAATGGCAGACTATACAGGACATACGACTGCATTGGAAGCCGCTACGATTGCACAAAAAGCACAGGTGGGAAAGTTAATCTTAGGGCATTTTTCGAACAGATATGCAGATCTGACGGTGTTTACGGATGAAGCCCGAAATATTTTCCCTAATTCATTCCTGCCAAAAGCTCTGGAAAGTGTAAAAATTTAAAAGAATATGTTGAAGTTTGAAGAGCTTAGAAGCTTTCTGGATGAAAAGGCAGACCAATATAACGCTCCTGATTTTATAGAAAATGATCCCATACAGATTCCGCATCGTTTCTCATTAAAGCAGGATATTGAGATCGCAGGTTTTTTAGCGGCAACGATTTCTTGGGGAAATAGAAAATCGATCATTAATTCAGCCAATAAAATACTTGATATCATGGGAAATTCTCCCTATGATTTTGTATTGAATTATTCCGAAAAAGATTTAAAAGAGATTCAGGATAAAAGCATTCACAGGACCTTTAACGGAGAAGATTTTTCTTATTTCATTAAGCAGTTCAATAGAATTTATAAAGAAAATGAAAGTCTTGAAGATCTGTTTAAGGTCCAAGAATCTGAAACTAATTTTCAGCATGCGATAGAAAGATTCAGAAACGATTTTCTGGAAACTGAAAAACATAGAAGTCATAAACACATCAGTTCACCTTACAAAAATTCTTCCGCCAAAAGAATTGTTATGTTTCTGAGATGGATGGTCCGTAAAGATAAACGTGGTGTAGATTTTGGAATCTGGAAAGATATTGACCAGAAATACCTGTCTATCCCATTAGATGTACATACCGGGAATATTTCAAGAAAACTGGGATTATTGGAAAGAACACAGAATGACTGGAAAACAGTGGAAGAACTGGATGTAGTCATCAGGAAATTTGATGATAAGGATCCTGCAAAATATGATTTTGCCTTGTTTGGATTAGGAGTAACTAAAGAGCTGTTGTAAAAAAATAAAGGATGAAAAAATATAACGAAAAAACAGAAGTTCTTGAGAAAATAGCAGATAGTATTACATCATGGATAGGGTCTATCCAGTCTCTGATTGTGCATACATTATTGTTTATTACCTCCTTTTTACTGCCAATGCTGCATATTGTTGATTTCGACAAAATGCTTCTGATTCTTACTACGGTACTTTCTCTGGAAGCCATTTATCTGGCGATCTTCATTCAGATGTCTGTAAATAAAAGTCACGAAAAAATTGAAGATATCCAGGAAGATATTGAAGAAATTAGTGAGGATATTGAAGATATTCAGGAGGATATTGAAGAAATCAGCGAGGATATCGAAGAGATTAGTGAAGATATTGAGGAGATTAACGAAGATATAGAAGATATTCAGGAAGACATTGAAGAAATCAGTGAGGATATTGAAGAAATTAATGAAGAAGAGGATGAAGAAGATCACAATGAAAAAGCTAAAAATGTGATACTGAAAAGCAATGTAAGTTCAAATAAAAATGAAATAAAGGCTTTGAAAGATATTATTGCTCAGCTAAAGAATGAAATCGATCAGCTAAAAAATGAAGAATAAATATTTAAAAAAAATATTAAAAATATAAGAACAGGTCAATTTGTATTGATCTGTTTTTTTATCATTGAATTTATTTTTATTTACAATTAGTGTAAAAATAAAATGTATTTATTGTTGATTTTTATGAAAAAGTGAAGGATAAGTGTCTGAAATGCTGATTTTATATCGTTATTTTTGCTACATTTGGACAAAATCCAATCAAAATGTTGCATTATAGATTTAAACACTACTTTTTTCTTTTAACATTTTTACTGACTGCTGCTTCTGCATTTTCACAGATTAATAGGACACCTGCGAAAGTAAAACCTACAGGAGCAAGTTTAAAGGCTGTGAACTTTATAGATGTAAATGTTCCACCTTATCCACCTACAGGCTATTTTCCTGAACAGTTGGTAAAAGATATTCTGATTAATGGGGGGAGTACCTGTACAACAGCAAACATTACCAATGTTACAGTAACTCCTAACCATACCATATTTGATGAAAATAGATTTTGGGGATATTTCAACAGAGGCACAACCAGTTTTCCATTTAAGGATGGGATTGTATTGACAACCGGTTTTGCAAAAGATGCAGGAAATAGTTTTAATGATGATATGAATGGAGAGGTAGGTACAGGTAGTGATCCTGATCTTGTGGCTGCTACTAATCCTACTGTTGCTTTGAAAGATGCAGTTTCCCTTGAGTTCGATTTTGTGCCTAATTCTACTCAGGTAAGATTTAATTATATTTTTGCTTCTGAAGAATATTCCGGAAGTTACCCATGTTCAGGTTATTCTGATGCCTTTGCGCTTTTGTTGAAAAAAGTGGGGGATCCTACCTATACTAATTTAGCAATATTACCTGGAAATGCCGGCCCTGTGAGTGCTACAAATATTGTTCCGGCCAGTTTATCATGTGGTCCTATCAATGAAGCATATTTTGCCGGAATGAATGTGCCTCACCTGGGAATTAATTATGCGGGAAGAACTATCCCCTTGACGGCGATTGCAACTGTGATCCCCGGAGAGACTTACCATTTTAAAATGGTTCTTGCAG from Chryseobacterium indologenes encodes the following:
- a CDS encoding DUF4349 domain-containing protein, which encodes MKKFILLIAISGSFIACKKGGASQSKLEEAINSIDSTASVASDAIDNASKTANQALDSASIRIKDIEGAKNDIQEKIESTSRMVDSLSDKIASTKLESKVEKKDSAAKKPEKLATNIPAPKVIKETKIIYKEKPKNDSYELNIPKDKMVKTGYLVVRADHAETVKEIIKEEAIKNNGYIKSENQSYIESTNQRDENQKTYTLDIKVPIQHFDGLMEALNSNIGDIETRDIQVTGRNYTDNTICNISVNITDKTEAEKEPTTFGGKSLAAIESGWDVITSIFLFILPLWPVFLIGGIGYYFYKKKKNNNIPNQDSH
- a CDS encoding peptide chain release factor 3, producing MSDLIKEIQKRKTFGIISHPDAGKTTLTEKLLLFGGAIQEAGAVKSNKIKKGATSDFMEIERQRGISVATSVLAFEYRDHKINILDTPGHKDFAEDTYRTLTAVDSVIVVIDVAKGVEEQTEKLVQVCRMRNIPMLVFINKLDREGKDAFDLLDEVEQKLGLTVCPLSLPIGMGSDFQGIYNIWENNIQLFLEEKKQKVGDSIKFDDINDTSIDDVIGEKAATTLREELDLIQSVYPEFNREDYMKGDLQPVFFGSALNNFGVRELLDAFIDIAPMPQPKESDTRLVKPEENTFTGFVFKIHANMDPKHRDRLAFVKIVSGTFKRNENYLLVREGKKMKFSSPNAFFADKKEVVEESFPGDIVGLHDTGSFRIGDTLTGGEKLSFKGIPSFSPEHFRYINNNDPLKAKQLAKGIDQLMDEGVAQLFTLEMNGRKIIGTVGALQYEVIQYRLEHEYGAKCTYEPLSMHKACWVEADEKSEEFKEFARLKQRFLARDKYDQLVFLADSSFTIHMTQEKFPNVKLHFISEFREN
- a CDS encoding CPBP family intramembrane glutamic endopeptidase, with product MENSRYPKFTFTWLGAVTLVVGLFVGTMAVSLFSTFWKVVFKENLELKDWFLMVANSVGFVTAIAFFDFFIVRRTTQKKLNFNLSSVNFSTYLLIFPMMAGMMLISEFTTTLIPTTGPFFGDFYEYFTQLMSSLTDNPVVMIIMTVIMAPIFEEIIFRGIIQKGLINKGVEPWKAIFYASIIFGIVHGNPWQFISAVMLGCVLGLVYHKTKSLLMPILLHAFNNLTLSLLVLYGKEESFAKVFNVSEWLILAIGIVLFSLFYYLFMKKYKVHYSEM
- the rdgB gene encoding RdgB/HAM1 family non-canonical purine NTP pyrophosphatase, with amino-acid sequence MNIEMELLVATHNEHKKEEIQQILGNECIVKSLTDYNIHEEIVEDGDSFHANALIKAKYCFEKTGIPSLGDDSGLVVESLDGRPGIFSARYAGDHDFAKNIGKVLEEMQGIENRKAYFITVLCYYDENGAQYFEGRVHGNLLTENKGYKGFGYDPIFVPEGYDKTFAEMQPEDKNKISHRKQALDLFMDFLKVK
- a CDS encoding ribonuclease Z — encoded protein: MSTYLTILGFNSAIPTINSSPTAQLLEMEERHFLIDCGEGTQVQLRKAKARFSKINHIFISHLHGDHCFGLPGLIASFRLLGRENPLHVYGPKGIKKMMETIFQITETHRGFEVVYHELDKDYSEKIYEDNRVEVYTIPLDHRIYCNGYLFKEKPKDRHLNMKEIAKYSEIESCDYHNIKAGKDFVLSDGYVLKNEVLTLDPAPSVSYAFCSDTRYLESVIPIIKNATVLYHESTFLHDLKEMADYTGHTTALEAATIAQKAQVGKLILGHFSNRYADLTVFTDEARNIFPNSFLPKALESVKI
- a CDS encoding TIGR02757 family protein, which encodes MLKFEELRSFLDEKADQYNAPDFIENDPIQIPHRFSLKQDIEIAGFLAATISWGNRKSIINSANKILDIMGNSPYDFVLNYSEKDLKEIQDKSIHRTFNGEDFSYFIKQFNRIYKENESLEDLFKVQESETNFQHAIERFRNDFLETEKHRSHKHISSPYKNSSAKRIVMFLRWMVRKDKRGVDFGIWKDIDQKYLSIPLDVHTGNISRKLGLLERTQNDWKTVEELDVVIRKFDDKDPAKYDFALFGLGVTKELL
- a CDS encoding DUF1003 domain-containing protein translates to MKKYNEKTEVLEKIADSITSWIGSIQSLIVHTLLFITSFLLPMLHIVDFDKMLLILTTVLSLEAIYLAIFIQMSVNKSHEKIEDIQEDIEEISEDIEDIQEDIEEISEDIEEISEDIEEINEDIEDIQEDIEEISEDIEEINEEEDEEDHNEKAKNVILKSNVSSNKNEIKALKDIIAQLKNEIDQLKNEE